The window caagattCTAAGATCTAGGTGAAACTTGATTAATGAATGGACCTGATAATCCACTTAAGGTCGCAAGTAGGCTATCTTGAACCCGATATGACCTAACCTTGATCTTAAACATAACATCATGAACTAGTTCaatccaaaccataggaaatatgTCAAAACATATAATGAAATGATCTAAACCCTTGGACTAACAATCCAactaatcataaccatccaacaaGGGTCAAATTGATCAAACTGGAAGATTAAGTATATAGAAACTTAGATCCAATCAACCATACCCTAGATCAACTGTTCTAATCAAAGTTTAACGATCGGATCAAAAGGCTCTTAGGCCTATATGAAGATAAACCCAAAATGAACGATTAAGATTGGTAAATCATGAACCAAATGTGCGATAGGACTAAACCGAAGGTATGGATTGATAGTTTGAGGATTTGATTTTCCAATCAACGGTCAAAATTGTGTTTACGAATAATAGTTGTTTAAATCAAGTTGGCATAACAATTAAAAGGGGACTTAATAAGAAAAGAAATCGAGAACCAATCGACGAATCAAAGAAAATTGTATCCAAAAAGCTCGGGCGGATTAAAAGAAGAATAGAACCTTTAGGTAAGTAACAATACACCAGGATGGTATTTCTAGCATGCATTCATCATGCGTTCATGAATCTTATTATATAAAATGCTTTTGTGATATATGCAATTATCTGAAATATGATGTCAACAATGAACACCAGACAACTTAGGAATAGACGGCCCTTAAATTCTCGAGCAAAGTTCTCAACTAGAACCTAAGTTGTTACCAATAGGGCTTCCTCCCAAGGTTGCGGCCTAGGGCTGGGgacaaggtgttccaaaacagtaataccgttatgatatgggccgtaacggccgttacaaccccgtatcggccgttatggccgttttttattttttgaaaatcattgTTATAGGACCGTTACAAGTCCGTTATGGCCCATTTTTCTGAAACGGCCATTACGGCCGTTTcaaccccgtaacgcgtaacggttatgaccgctaccattacgtaatggccgttacggccgttacgtaaccgattttgaataccatgGCTGGGGAAGGAGTTTAGTCAGCTCTAGAATGGGCTACTCATGTTTTGTATTACGAGCGAGAGAAATAAATCTAGTAGGAGCGATATTCTTATCCCTGTGTATGACTTGGGAGAATCTCGACTGAATGGGAATTGGCAGGTCGGAAGTTGTGTGCAGCCATGGCCCTGGTGATTCTTGATTATGGATATGTTTATATGATAGCTAGCATATTTTGTTGATATTCTAATATAACATGATGTGTATTGAATCTTGGGATTTATTATTACTTGTTGGGCTTTTAACTCACTGTCTTGCATATGAAAAACCATCCAGGAAAAGATATAGTGGAGACATCTCCGTGAAGATGACTTTGATGATCAACTAGCTGGAGAGCCAAAAGAGAATGAGACAATTCAATCTTTATTTTATTAAGTTGTTTTACATATTGAGTTATGGGATTGAACTtaggccttagggccatttaatGTTTGCAGACGATTAATATTCGGTTATATATTATGATGTTgatggatattttttattttagtggaTAAATGTATTATGGTTTGTAATGcatgagcattttcacaccgagctcaagtggggatgcctgtgggatgcaggggcacactcagggtgggcggcccatgtgaggggggtggctcatgtgaggcagtacccatgtgatgtggggcccataaggGGGGTTCAGCCaatgtcctaacccatgcgatgtggggtctgggctacgagataaagagattaattcgccatgctctatcagttcgagcttttagagcagatGGTTAATTGTCCAGCATCAAAGTGGTAACAGAGAggaaggtctcgtgtttgagactcctcaccgagggtgattaatgaagaggcattttcacatcggactCGAGTGGGGTTACCTGTGGGACGCAGGGGCACGCtcaggtgggcggcccgtgtgaggcgagcccgataaagagattaattcgccatgcaaggagggaggtctcgtgtttgagactcctcaccaagggtgattaatgaAGGGGCATTTTTACATCGGACTCGAGTGGGgatgcctgtgggatgcaggggcacactcagggtggcggcctgtgtgaggggggtggctcatgtgaggcaatacccatgtgatgtggggcccatgaggggggttcagccgatgtcctaacccatgcaatgtggggcctgggctacgagataaagagattaattcgccacgctctatcaattcgagcttttagagcaggtGGTTAATTGTCCAGCATCAAAGTGGTAACAgagagggaggtctcgtgtttaagactcctcaccgagggtgattaatgaaggggcattttcacatcggactCGAGTGGGTTGCCTGTGGGACGCAGGGGCACGCTCcagtgggcggcccatgtgaggcgagccccacccatgtgaggcgggtgactcgtgtgaggcagtaccaatgtgatgtggggcccattgggggggttcggccgatggcctaacccatgcgatgtgggacttgggctatgagatgaagggattaattcgccatgttctatcagttcgagcttttacaacaagtggttaattgtcatgcatcagTTTGGTTATGGCATAAAATAATAGTTAATACCCTGAACTCGATACCCAAATTAATGAAATTCGAATATCCGAAATTGGGGTGTTACAAAGACCCTTAAGAACTCTTCAACCTCCTCATTCATAAAATTTCTTATATGAAGCGAAGACCACACCCACTCTCTACTTGGCTTCAATAAGCAGGCAATGGTGATATTGCTATTCAAAGCAATCGTCGCTGGTCTAAGAAATTTGGATCCTAGGCTCTTATCTCCCAGTCATACCTCATCCCAGGAGCACACTTTGTACATCCCTAACAGTAAATCTGACCCCCTCTTTAAAAGTAGCCAAAATACTTTCTACGACCTTACAAATGTCTAACGCCCTATATAGGGAAGATCTTTTGACCCACTTAGCATCCCTTAACGCTCCATATTTAGCAATAATCACATCTCCACAAAATTCCTCCGTCTCGAAGCTCCACGGCCATTTACCAAGAAAAGCTTCATTGATTACACCCAACCTTCCAACCACTGCCCCGCCTCCCTAGTCGACTTGCAAATGACATCCCACTTGACCAAGTGGAATCTTTGAGATTCTGCAACACCTTGGCACAAAAGTCATGCATTAGCTTTTCCAACCTATTCAACACCACTTTCAAACACTTGAACAAGGACATAAGTACAACGGCTTGCTTGTCATGACTGCTTTTATCAAAGTCAATCTTCCCCCAAGAGAAAAAGACGCATGCTCTTCCAGCCTGATaatcttcttttcattttctctGACCATATCCCAGAGATGCTTTGGCGGCTTCCCAATGCAAAGAGGGAGACCAAGATATGTGGATGGGAAGGACGCAACACATCTAAACCCCCTAGCTAACCTCTCCACTTCCTCCTTAGAGGTGTGAATACCCAGTATGGAAAAGAACTTATAATTTTTACAAACAGTGAAAACTTTAAGCAAGtttcttaaaatattttaaaaatgggCTCTAAATTGTCCACAGACCAATCTGCAAGTGGTTGTATGGAAAAGAACTTATAATTCAATTATTCTAAATTAACAAAAGAATCCGAAATAGCACACTTATATGGACCCAAATCTCTTCTGTCATTCTATTTGCATATGCTTATCTCTTTTTTATCTTATTAAGATCTCCTAAGATAGCAATATATCTTATTAAAGATACCTTACAACACAAATCTCTCAAAATAGACCATTAATgacttcatattattttaaagatCACTTTACTAAATGAAGACCTCAAAGAATCAAGATAGAACCACAAAAAGGATACATCTCTCTTAAAAATCTCTACGCACAAATcaacatgtggagcccaccagacAAGCCTTGGCACCCACAAATTaggcctttttctttttttcctttttttctttttttttccttcttttttggaGAAATGACAAGATGCATTAAAAGTAAATTAAAGGAAACATAATTTCCAAAGTACAAATGAAGCCTGAAAGTCCCAGAGATTACAATAGATAGGCTAGGATACTTGGCATCCCAAACACCACGGGCAAATGAAATATTTAGCCCAGTGGTTAGGGTGCTAATATCCTCAAATGCATCAAAGATTGAATCAAGAACAAAGCGTTCCCAATTGGCCCATTTCAGCACTGCCAAGTTGGCCACATCAATTTTGATATTTAAGGGTCAGAAGTGGGCAGAACAAGTCTTAAGGAGTCCCTAAGAGCCAAAGTTGAATCATGGGCCAAGCAAGAGTATTAGTTGGGTTCAAGAAAGCTGCCTTGATACACCTCTTGGGTCTAGAAGAATCCCCCCACAAATTGGGCTTTTAAGGCCTACATCTTCACCACTAACATTTTGTGATCATTCATGCTTGGATTATTCCCACCAGTTTGAAGGAATTTGACCACGttgaatttttgtgcttatgtaAGGGTCAAGTATCAATCGGCTTCAATAGCTTTCTCTTTAACTTGCGTCACAGATTAGCCGTGATATCCAATCTACTCCGTTGATAGGATTCAAATGCAATACAAATGTCTTTTTGTCCTTCTCTATCGTGTACGAATTTACTTTCCCCATATCACAGGGTTCCGGACCTAACGCAACGCCCTTCCAAGTAATATACATCACACATCTATGGGCACCACGTCAGATCAAACCTCATCATGATACTTGTCATTGATGGAACAATTGTGTGCTACCTTGATTTCATTCCCATTCCAAAACCATGTCACtctgtgaggttttttttttctttttgagagagaactaaaattttattaagaaaccTACCAAAAGGAGGGAAAAGAATGCAACAAACCGCTAAGACAAAAACTAAGAAGAAAGATCAGTAGACTTTGTTGCCTTAACATAAGAAGCCCATCTAAAATTGCAATTTTCACCAAACAAATGACCTCCTCAACAAAAGATCCCTTGTTTTGAAAACATCGACTGTTCCAAACCTTCtacataatccaaaaaaaaaaaaaaaatcccatcgcGCCAAGCCTCGATGAGGTTAAAGTCCAAGGTGTTCTGTCTGTTACATTTACGATACGGGTCGAAACGGCTATTACAGCctccgtaacggccattacgatctctttttttattgaaaaaaatcgTGAAAAACATAtatttgccccgtaatgttgattaaaaagtatggaaaacttGTATCTGCCCCAAAAAAGACAattacggggctgttatggcctttataggggacgtaacgtgccgttaaccgcaattacgagtcattttttccataacatcgttacggccgttacgaccccgtaacgtataacggttgccaccgttacctttacgtgatggcctttacggcacaccatgggttAAACGCCAACACCTCCAAAAGTCCTCTAGGTTTGGAACATTCATAGTGTCAGACAATGTCACCGATGAATCTTAAAAGAAGTggatcaattttttttaaaaaatccagtCTTTAATTTGTTGGCGGTCATGGATAAGATCCTTACGATTGCCTAAGAAATCGCAAAATTCACCTGGCTAGCATGTGCTCATTTCTTCAACTTATTTGATGTAAATTTGTAGACTCATTTGACTCTTAGCCTGCAATTAAATTTATTATTGCAAAAAAATTTCTTTAGAATGGGCTGCAATCATCAAACATGAAAGAAAACCTAGAACTTTTAGTGAGGGGAAGACATCCATCTTGAGGCTTATCTAAAAGACGAGGGGGATGCTCTTTTGCCCTTTTGTAGAAAAGAATTTCTAGGTGTTAGCTTTCACAAATTCTCTATCCATCAGATGGAAATCATCCACAAGGAAGCATGCCAAGAAAGTATAGGTCCTTAGGAGGACCCATCATCAAGTACTATCAAGCTTAACTTTGATGGGAGCTCTTTTGGGAAACCTATGATAGCAAGGATCACTACGATATTAGAAATTAGAAAAGGTGGTTCTGAACTTGCATTTTGTGCTACAAGTACAAAGAAATCCTAAgcgaaacccccccccccccccccaaaaggaATCCGTATTCTCCAAGACCAGTTCGAGGAAGGTCAATCGTTTATGGTGACTCTTCCAATGTCTCCTAGGTCTTCATCAAAGAGCTACAGAGAATAGCTTCCCTCATTGATGAAATCCAAGATATTGCTTTGGGGTCAAAAGTCGTATTTATTTCCATTTCAAGAGAAGCTAATGTTCTTATAGACACCAGGCAAAATAGGAACCTCATCAGGGGGGTCTTCATTTACTAGCAATCTCTACCCACGTTTAATTTTCtttctgttctttttcttttctcttaagaacaccaatatttaaataaattaacaaaaaagaaaaaactcttTCTCAACCATTATGGCAGTTCATCCCAAACATTCCAATCTTACCTTCCTAGcacaacaccacaggaaagaagACAGAAACAACAAAAATATCTCTAAGCAAGACTCATAACACAGCCACAAGCAACAAGGTTGGACTCGCCAAATTCAAAACAATCACAAATCATTATGTTAGTATTAGACCTCCCAAGTTACCAACTAACTgcaaataaaatcaaaataaaatgaAACTAATTGCAAAACTGAGATTTGCATACTAGATTGATGATCAAGCCCTCTCACAAATAATTATCAACaaggatagatagatagatacggggagaaaaaaaaaaaccaagaataAAAGACTGAGAGCAGAGCTCAACGGTCTGCTAGTCTTATGCTAGATATCACGCAAACCCCTCTCTAAACCCTCAGCCAATTCTTAttgaagaataataataataataataataataataataatctcataAAGTTGTTCTCATACATATGGCCAAGAAGCCCTATTTCTGGGATTTACATGTTTAGAATCCTTATTGAATATTGCTATTACTAATCTAACTACAACTTGAACTTTCGAAAAGTGCAAAGAATAAAGGAAACTGAAACAAATAAGGGAATTCCTAAACGGATAAGGAATTATTTGAAATATGTAAGGACTCCAAACGCATGTGCTTAACTGGGACCCATTTGGGCCTCTTCTTGAGTGAACATGAACGTGAAGGATAGCGTGTACTGTGATTGCATCACCAAGCGGATAATTTCCAACATGTCATGTGGGggcgacatccaacccgtccaataggttcgccccatcatgaggatcacctcGTGCAAAAATAACCaccatctactcatcaggtgggacacaccaaagaaaatattcgaaaaaaaaaaagcgagAAGAAAGAAACGCCCCCTTTTCCAAACAAGATTCAAATTCTAATGAAACACAAAACAAAGAGTGAGAGGTGCAGATGATGCTGCTATCAGACAgagaaatcaagagagagagagagagagagagagaaaggcagAAGAAGACCTAGTTGTAGTAGAGTTCAAGGCCCATGCCGTCGTGGATCTCGTAGTCCTTGAGGGTGATGTGGTCCTTGTAGATGTTATACCACTTCTGGATCCGGATCTTGTCAGCGCGGGTCCCCGTTTGGGCGGCCACGAGCTTCTTCAGATCCCCGATCGTGTCATCGTCGTTGCATTTCACTCTCACCTTCTTCCCAAGACGATCGTTCAACACCACCTCTatcatcttctccttcttcttttcgaTTTCTTCTGCCGATGGAAAACCCTAGATAGACACCGCTCTTTTGCTTCTTCTCCAAGCAAACGTGAGGACTTTGGGAGGAGTTCATTTTATACGATTCCGTGGACCTCATCTTTCCACGTTTACGCGGTTTTTCAACTCTGACaactggggcccactggtttGTAATCTGGACCATTGGACTGTTGAGTCATGATCTAGATGAAGAATGACCGAAAAATCTACCAGGACCTATTCCAATCCGATGTAGACGGTTGGTATCTCAGCCGTGTATTTGTGGGGGTATATGTGGCCTATGGCATGCCAATGTTCTGGATtacctttgatactctggcagagagtgGTGGATGATACGCTACAACTTAGAAATTGCAGATGATGAacataagtaattcaaattaagcgGTCCAATATCGGATTCGTGGACTCTTATTGGACGGTCAAAGCTGAAAAATATATACTGGTCATCTTTCAACGAGTCAGCGTCCCAGGATCGAATAAGAgttgggattgttcaaccaatctgatttttggcgagttggttttttttttttttttggcgctGGAAGCAAAGGGTCATAATTGAACGAGGACACCTCATGAAAGGGCCGGATCAAGTATCAGAGATCCGTTTTGAAGACACGTGTCAGCGATCAGGGCCAGTCAtcatgtagggtccaccgtgGACATGCCCTGTACCAATGATCAGGGTAGTATACTGATGAagtgggacgtggattgcgtattACCCCTGCCAGTCCTTAGCTCTTGAGGGGCAGTTCGGTgggcgggcccaccttgatgtatctgtacatccaaaccgtctatctcttttctcatattattttaaggcgtcaaaacaaaaatgaagcagatccaacgatcaaatggaccacaccacagatgactcttgcatttaatgtaattGACATTTAatactttgtgcattttaatgcaactaagattattatttggtgtggtccacttgaacgttggatatgcctcatttttgtgttcatgccttaaaataatatgagaaaagggatcgacagtttggatgtacagatacatcacgatggacccaccCACAGAACTACCCATTCAGAGCTAGGGACGAGCGGaggtagtacgcaatctgcgtccgatCAAGTGAGACACACGTGTACATTGAATTTAGACGAGTGGACTTTACTTTTTAGCCACCCAATTATCCTCACAAGTTTAACTTCCTGATCAATGGGCCAACAGTATATTTGTGGTCCATGGCATGCAAATAGTATACCCTCCCGACGAATGGCCTGGGTCTCTGACACGAGTGTGAGTGTGAGTGCGAGTATGATCCAATCAATCCAATGGCAATTTCCGCCTACTGGGCATTGGTGAACCAGGACTCGAGGTATTGGCAGCGATTTTTTTTAACACTGTAAACATCACCTTTTACCCGGCGGCTTTTTTAAATGCTCCCAAGCTTTACTTTTCAAAACTAAACCAATATGTACGAATACATTATTTGTAGACGAAAATATCCTTGCACTTCATGGTGTCACCATGAAACTCTCTGTCTTGTCTACGATGGTACATGGATATCACCATACCACCGTCCAATACCAGGAAAAAGGCAAAAGGCCGTAGCTAAATATATATAGTTAcgaattataaccatagccattgaGGCATAGCCATTGCTTCATTAGATTCATAGCCATTAGCTATGTGGCTATGGATGTAAACCGTAGTCATTGCTTCTGTTGTAAAAAGAACATACAACTATTgataattgagcgagcctaacatgaaattcaacaagccttaAATGAAActaagcaaggcaaacatgaaaattgaacGAGCCTCAAGGGAAATTGATCGAGACAAATATAAAATTGAGAGAAGTAAACTGAAAATTAATCAacgcaaactagaaattcagcgaggcaaacataaaatttagcgagactaacatgaaattgagcgaggcaaactagaaattaagtgaggcaaagaggaaattgagcgaagcaaactgaaatttaagtgaggctaacatgaaattgagcaaggcaaactagaaattgaacaaggcaaacatgaaattaagcgaggcaaactggaaattcagcaaggcaaacatgaaattcaacatggcaaattagaaattgagtgagactaacatgaaattgagcaaaacaaagaggaaattgagcgaggctaacgtgaaattgagagaggcaaacatgaaattgagagaggctaactggaaattgagcgaggctaactggaaattgagcgaggctaacatgaaattcaacgagcattaaaggaatttgagcgaggctaacatgaaatttaacgaggcttaaaggaaattgagcaaggtaaacatgaaattcaatgaggcaaatagaaaattgagcgaggcaaacatgaaatttagtgaggctaccaagaaattgagtgaggcaaacatgaaattgagtgaggcaaactagatattgagcgaggctaacatgaaat is drawn from Magnolia sinica isolate HGM2019 chromosome 5, MsV1, whole genome shotgun sequence and contains these coding sequences:
- the LOC131245948 gene encoding ubiquitin-like protein 5; its protein translation is MIEVVLNDRLGKKVRVKCNDDDTIGDLKKLVAAQTGTRADKIRIQKWYNIYKDHITLKDYEIHDGMGLELYYN